From Halorientalis litorea:
AGTCCGTTCGTCGACCCCGTCACCAGCACCCGTTTGCCCGACATGTCCACGTCTTCGACCCCGGCTTTCATCTCGGGGTCCTCCTCGATGCCTAGCATTATTTCACCATTCGTCGCGGCGTGTATATGTCTACGGATATTCCTGTCGATACACCGGCCGGTCCGTCACTCCGTCTCTGCCGCCGGTCGAGGCGGGTCATCGCTGCTCGAATCGGTGGCGGACGACCTCGCTGTCCTCGTCCCACTCGAAGTTCTCGTGGGCGTGGGCGAGAATCTCCCGGTAGTGGTCGAGGTCACGGGCACCCTCGGCGCGGGCGTCCGCGTCAGTCATCTCGCCCAGCGTCCGCTCGCCGATGTCGACGACCTCGAAGGTCGTCCCGTCGATTTCGAAGGTGTCCCCCTCCTCGGCGTACTGCTGACCACGGTGAATCTGGGTCACGTCGCCCTCGACGGCCTGTTCGCGCATTCGCCCGCTCGGCAGGAGTGTGTCGGCGTCGATGTCTGTCACGTGGAACACCTAGGCCTCGCTGTGCAAATCCGTTTCGCGTCAGCCGTCGGGGTTCGAGAGCCACTCGACGCCGGCCAGCACGAACCACGCCATCCAGACGGCGAAGACGACGAGCCACGCCCCGTACTGGACGACCGGATGTGGAACGACGAGGTACGCGCCGACGAGAACACCGGTGACGGCCGCTGTCGCCACCAAATCGCGCCAGGCAACCGGTACGTGACCCATCACCGTCGTTTCGCGTGCAGGCTACAAGACTCCGGGGGTGTGGCCGGTCCGCCGGTCCCGGCCGCTGGCCGACCGAGCGGTCACTCCCCGGGGACCGACAGGACGGGGACCTGTGCTTTTCGCACGAGGGTGTCAGTCACGCTGCCGACACGGTCACGCTCGGTTACCGTCTTGCCGGTCGACCCCATCACGACGAGGTCCACGTCGAACTCGTCGATGTACCCGAGTATCTCCTCGTCGGGGCCCCCCTCCCGCAGTGCGGTCTCTGTTTCGACACCGGCGGCCTCGAGTTCGTCGGCGAGTTCCGCCAGTGCTCGCTCGCCCTCGTCTCTGAGTTCTTGGTTGACT
This genomic window contains:
- a CDS encoding ASCH domain-containing protein produces the protein MTDIDADTLLPSGRMREQAVEGDVTQIHRGQQYAEEGDTFEIDGTTFEVVDIGERTLGEMTDADARAEGARDLDHYREILAHAHENFEWDEDSEVVRHRFEQR
- a CDS encoding universal stress protein; this encodes MYETVLLPTDGSDVAASSVEHAVDAATREDAVVHLLYVVDESVANAAPGLAMGEVNQELRDEGERALAELADELEAAGVETETALREGGPDEEILGYIDEFDVDLVVMGSTGKTVTERDRVGSVTDTLVRKAQVPVLSVPGE